The DNA window CTTCGGCATGACGGTGCCGTTCGGCAGCCGGCCGCCCGGGTTGAGGGAACGCCGGGAATCAGTCCGCAACCGGCTCAGCGCGCTGAGTTCCGCCGTCGCCCGCGGTACCGGCGCTTGCCCCGCGCCGCCGTGAGCAGCCCGATCAGGACGACCAGCACGATCGGGACGGACAGCAGGGCCGCAGGCGGCAGGGTCAGCGCGGCCGGGTCGCCGGCCGGTGGGGCGGCCACGGTGGTCCGGGCCGGCGTGCCGCCCGGCTTGGCGGGCTTCTTCGTGGTCTTCGACGGCTTCACCGACGGGCTCGCGGCCAGGTCGGACTTGATGATCGAGAGGATCCAGGGCGCTATCGCGTCCACCCGGGTCGCGATGTCCGGGCCGGTGTGCGGGCAGGCCGGGCCGCGGCTCACCACGCCCACCACCACCGCCGCGCCGTCCTTCGCCTCGGTGAAGTAGGGGCCGCCGGAGTCGCGCTCGCACGGGCTGGTGCTGCGTTTCGGTGACACTCCGGACAGTCCCATCTCGGTCTGCTCCACGCCGGTGACCCGGAACTGGCCCGTCCGCAGACGATCAGGGGTCCGTTTGGCGGTGGCGGTCGTCAGGCCGTACCCCACCAATCGGGCCTTCTGGCCCGCCGCCGGACGCGCCCGGCTCAGCCGCAGCGGGGTGATGTCCGTGATCCCGCGATCCAGCCGGGCCAGCGCGACATCCGCCTCGCCGTGCTGGCGGACCTCCACGACCTCGGTCTCGTGCCCGTCGTCGCCGCTCTGGTCGGTGCGCCCGACCGTGGCGAGGGACTCCTCGGCGACCGGGCGGGACACCCGGCGGCCGTCCGCGTCCTTGAAACAGTGCCCCGCCGTGAGCACCCAGTGCGGCGAGACCAGCCCGCCCGAGCAGGAGCTGTCGCGGCGGCCACCGTCCGCGGTCGGGATGCCGTTGTCGATCAGTTTGACCGCGAAGGGATACCGGCCGTCGGGCACACTCGTCCCGTTCGCGATCGCTTCGGCGGGCGCGGCCGCGACGACCGCCCCGATCGGCACCGCAAGGATCACCGGCAACAACTTCCAGAACATCCGCACACTGTTATTGACGAACGCAACCCGAATTACGTTCACACGGGTGCCGGGACGCGACGAGCGCCACGTGCCGGGATTGAACTTCGCCGTCTCCCCCGCGGTCGAGTGGCACTTCCGCACGATCTTCACGAAGCTCGGCCTCACCTCCCGCCGCGACCTGGCAACCGCCCTCCGCACCGGCTGACGCCCCGCACTTCCTCGCCATCATATGGACGCGACGTTCATTTCTTGGTTAAATGAACTCGTCGTTCATTTCAGTGAGTTGCAGGAGGCAGCACATGTCCACTCAGCAGAAGCGGGTCGCTCTGGTCACCGGTGGATCCGGGGGCATCGGCCGCGCCGTCGTGGAGCGGCTGTCGCGCGACGGTTTCGCCGTCGCGGTGCACTACGCCGGGAACGCCGCCCGGGCCGAGCAGATCGCCGGCACGATCACCGGGGCCGGCGGGGCCGCGATCGCCGTCGGCGGTGACGTCGCCGACGAGCAGGCGATGACGGCGGCCTTCGACGCCACCGAGGCCGCGTTCGGCGGGATCGACGTGGTCGTCAACACCGCCGGCATCATGCTGCTCTCCCCGATCGCCACCCTCGGCCTCGACGACCTGGACCGCATGCACCGCATCAACATCCGCGGCACCTTCGTCGTGTCGCAACTGGCGGCCAACCGGGTCCGCGCGGGCGGCGCGATCGTCAACTTCTCGACGAGCGTCACCCGGACACAGTTCCCCACGTACGGCGCCTACGTCGCCAGCAAGGCCGCGGTCGAGGCGATGACCCTGGTGCTGGCTCGTGAGCTGCGCGGCAAGGACATCACGGTGAACGCCGTCGCGCCCGGCCCCACCGCCACTCCCCTGTTCCTGGAGGGCAAGGACGAGACCGCCGTGGCGAACCTCGCCAAGGCCGCACCGCTGGAGCGCCTCGGTCAGCCCGAGGACATCGCGGAGGCGGTCGCCTTCCTGGCCGGCCCGGCCCGCTGGGTGAACGGCCAGGTGCTGTTCGCCAACGGCGGCCTCGCCTGAACCCCCGATACGAGACGAAAGCCAGATCATGTACGAGCGGAGGAACCACACGTGACGCGGCTGCCGGACCCGACCGAACCGTCCTCGTCCGGGCCGCGGGCACGGGGCCGCGGCCGGCGACCCATCGAGGAGGTCCGCGGCGACGTGCTCGACGCGACCGGACGCATCGTCCTGGGCGAGGGCATCGCCGGCCTCACCTTCGAGAAGGTCGCCAGGGCCGCCGCCGTCAGCAAGACCACCCTCTACAAACTCTGGCCCTCGCCGAACGCGCTGGCGCTGGACGCCTACTTCCACGCGGTCGCCGACACGCTCGCTTTCGAGACCACCGACGACGTACGCCGTGACCTGCTCGCCCAGCTGCACAACTTCGCCGCCGTCATGCGTACGCCCGGCGGCCGGGCCCTGCTGGAGCTGATCGGCGCCGCCCAGACCGATCCGGATCTCGCCGTCGCGTACCGCACCCGGTACTCGGCCGGCCGCCGGGCGCTCGCCTGCGAGCGGCTGACGCTGGCCCAGGAGCAGGGGCAGATCCGCGGCGACGTGGACGTGCGGGTCCTGGTCGACCAGCTCTGGGGCGCGGTCTACCACCGGCTGCTGGTCCCCGACGAGCCGGTCACCGACGAGTTCATCGAGGCCCTCGTGGCGAATCTGTTCACCGGGGTCACCCCTGACGGCCGCTAAGCTCGGCGGCCATGGGAATCCTCACCTTCAGCCTCAACGTCACCCTGGACGGTTGCGTCGACCACCAGGAGGGGATCGCCGACGACGAGACGCACGCCCACTTCACGCGCCTGATGGACGAGAGCGGCGCCATGCTCTGGGGCCGCGTCACCTACGAGATGATGGAGGTCTTCTGGCCGGCGGTGGCCCGCGGCGACGAGGAGGCGCCGCCGGCCATGCGGGAGTGGGCGGAGAAGCTGGAGGCGAAACCGAAGTACGTGGTGTCGTCGACGCGCACGGACTTCCCGTGGACCAACAGCCACCACGTCGCCGGTGATCTGCGCGAGGGCGTGCAGAAGCTGAAGGACGCCACCCCGGACGGGGTCCTGCTCGGCAGCGGCCTGCTCGCGACCGAGCTCGACCGGCTGGACCTGATCGACGAGTACCAGCTGCTCGTCCATCCCCGGATCGCCGGCCACGGGCCGACGCTGTACCAGCGCGGGCTGCCCGGCACGCGCCGGCTCGAGCTGATCTCCGCGTCGCCGTTCCGCAACGGCGCGGTGGCCATGCACTACCGCCGCGCGCGCTGAGCTCCGGGCGGCTCATCGGTGCGCGTGGTGGTACCGGTGCACGACCGCATGCCCCTTGCCGCGTGAGATCAGCCAGCGGTTGATCGGCACGGTCAGCACGAACGCGACAGCCAGGGCGAACGCCAGCGAGCCCCAGAAGAGGCCGCTGGCCAGCCCGGCCTCCATCGCGCCGGGGACGACGAGCATCACCGCGTTGTCCAGGATCTCCATCACGGCGATCGACACGGTGTCGGCGGCGAGGGCGACGCCGAGGGCGGTGCGCAGCGGGAGGCCGTGCGCCAGCAGCGGCCGCATGGTCAGCGCGTAGCCGAAAACGAACGCCAGCGCGATCGAGAGCACCACGGTGGGTCCGGCATGCCAGCCCAGCGCGGTGCCGATCACCATGCCCAGAATCTCGCCGATGGCGCAGCCGGTCAGGCAGTGCAGGGTGGCTTGAGCCGCGGAACGCCAGGAAGTCATCATGCGTCCAGCATACCCCCCGGGGGTATGAGTAAGTCCAGCGGAATTCGACTCGTGCCGATGCCTCGCGCTCCGGGGCCGGGGCGCTCAGATGACGCCGTACCGCATGGCGTGGGCGATGATGTGCGAGCGGTTGCGCAGCCGCAACCGCCGGGTGATGGCGTGGATGACGCCCTTCACGGTGCGTTCCGAGTAACACAGCTCGGCGGCGATCTCGGTGGTCTCCAGGCCCTCGGCCATCAACCGGATCACGGCGATCTCGCGGGGCGTCAGCCCGGACGCGGTGAGCCCCGCCTCGTCGAGGACCTGCCGTTGCAGCTCACGCAGATGCTTCAGCAGGTCCCCGACGAGCGGCGGCGGGAGCAGGCCGTCACCGGCCGCGACAGCGGTCACCGCGCGAACCAGCCGCTCCCCCGTCGCGGCCGCGCGCGGCAGCACCGACTGCACCCGGCACTCCACCGCGAGCAGCAGCTCGGACTCGTTGATCTCGTCGAGGACCAGCACCACCGGCCGCCGGGTGACGGCCGCCGAGCGGCGCAGCGCCGGCACCACCCGGGCGTCGAGCCGGTCGGCGGCGAACACCAGCACCTCACCGCCGGCCTCGTCCGGGTCCAGCACCAGCAGCTCGGGCCGGTCGGCGAGCAGCCCGCTCAGCCCGGCCAGGGTGAGCGGGTCAGTGGCGCGCAGCGAGACGGAGATCTGCGTCGCCGGCGCGACGGCCTGGGTGGTCATGTCGTCCTCCTTCGGAACCTGCTGCGGCAACAGTGCCGCAGCGGGTGGCGGGAGGCATACGTCGAATCACTGACGATTCAGTGACTGGTGCACCGAGCGGACCGCGCCGGACCCCTCGCCGACCGCGGCGGCGACCCGTTTCATCGAGCCGAGCCGCACGTCGCCGGCGGCGAACACACCGGGCACGCTGGTCTCAAACGGCAGCCGGCCGGGCCCATCGGTACGGATGAACCCGTCCCCGTCCAGCTCCGGCCCGTCCAGCCACGACGTGTCGGCGACCGCGCCGATGAAACTGAACAGCCCCCGGCAGGCGAGCCGCCCGCCCCGGCCGGTCACCGTGATCCGGTCCAGGTGCTTCCCGCCGTGCAGCGCGGTGACCTCGGCACCGGTCAGCACCGTGATCCTCGGATCGGCGCGGATCCGCTCGACCAGGTAGGCCGACATCTTCGCGCCGAGATCGTCACCCCGCACGATCAGGGTGACATGCCGGGCGTACCGGGCCAGGTGCAGCGACGCCTGCCCGGCCGAGTTGGCGCCGCCGACCACCGCGACCGGCTCACCGGCGACGGTCTGCGCCTCCAGATCGGTCGCGGCGTGATAGATCCCCGCGCCGACGAAGTGGTCCCACCTGCCGATCGGCAACGACCGGTACGCGGCGCCGGTCGCGATCAACACGGCCCGCGCCCGGATCCGGGTGCCGTCGCCGAGCACCAGCTCGTGCCCGTCCGGCCCGGACCGCAGGGCCGCGACCCCGCACGGGGTGGCGATCTCGGCGCCGAACTTGAGCGCCTGCACGGCCGCCCGGGTGGTCAGATCCAGGCCGCTGAGCCCGAACGGGAAGCCCAGGTAATTCTCGATCCGGGCGCTCGTCGCGGCCTGCCCGCCGGTGGCGACCGCGTCGAGCAGCAGCGTGGCGAGCCCCTCCGAGGCGCCGTAGACCGCGGCGGCCAGCCCGGCCGGTCCGGCACCGACGATCGCCAGGTCGATCACCCCGCGGCCGGTGCTCCGGTACGACAGACCGAGCCGCTCGCTGAGCACACCCGGCGTGACCCGGCGCAGCGTGGCCCCGGCGGTGAACGCGACGGGCAGGTCGGCGGATCCGAGCCCGGCGTCGCGCAGCGCGGTTCGCCCGGGCGCTGCCTCGCTGTCCACCCAGAGGTGCGGCAGCCCCTGCCGGGACAGGAAGACCTGCAGGGCGAGACTCTCCCCGGCGCGCGGGTCGCCGACGATGCGGGTCTCCTGCTCGGCGCTCATCCGCAGCAGCCGGCGGCGGGCCAGGAACGCGCGCAGGAACAGGTCGCCGAGGTCGGTCTGCTGCGCCATCAACCGGCGGAACCCACCGTGGTCGATCATCAGCACCGTGCCCGGCTCGGCGACCCGCACCGCGAGGTTGCCGATCTGCCCGGTCAGCAGGCTCAGCTCACCGGCGAACCCGCCCGGGCCGTAGGTGAGGAACGGCTCCTCGGACACGGCACGGGAGGTCAGTGTGGCCGACTCGCTGATCACGAGATCGCAGTTGGCGTCGCCGATCTCGTACAGCGGCTGCCCGGCGACCACCGCGACCCGCGTGCCGTAACCGGCGGCCAGGCTCAGCTGCTCGGCGGTGAGCAGCGCGGTCGCGGCCGCCCGCAGATCCTCGGTGCGCAGCCCTAGCTCCGGGAACGATGTTGCTGGCAGGTTCGTCACCCGGCAACCGTGCCAGCGCCGGCGGCCGGAGCGCTGTACGCGGCGCCGTTCCCGTCCCGCACGGGCAGGCCCGGTTGCCCGCCGGACCCGGCGACCGTCGCGGCCAGGCCAGCCAGATCATGGAAGTTAACACGTACCCCATGGTGATCTTGATTTTTTTAAGGTAGAACTTGATATATGACAGAGCGGGCGATGGACTGGCAGGAACTCACCGACCTCACCCGGGGCCGGCCGTTCGTCGTCGAGCGGGTGCGCCTGGAAGGCAGCGGCGTCGTGATCGAGGGCGAGTTCGAGCTGCCGCAGCTGGCTCAGCTCGGCGTCGAGGAGCAGGTCTTCGTCACGGCGTTCGTGCGGTGCCACGGCTCGATCAAGGAGATGGAGCGGATCTTCGGGGTGAGCTACCCGACGATCAAGTCACGGCTGAACCGGATCGCGCAGACGCTCGACTTCGTCGAGACCGATCCGGCGCCGTCCCGGGCCGAGGTCATCGCCCGGCTGCGGCGCGGCGAGATCACCGCCCAGCAGGCCCTCGCCGAGCTGGACGGTGGAGCGTGATACCGCAGCTGGTGACCGTCCGGGTGGACCGGCCGGGGCGCGGGCCGATCCGTGCCTGGGTGCCGGTTCTCCCGGTGGCGCTGCTGCTGTCACCCCTGCTGATCGTGGCGGTGGTGGCGGCGGTGATCGCCTGTGTGGTGTTCCGCATCGACGTGGTGCGGGCGTTCGGCGTCGGCTGGCGACTGATCTGCGCGCTGCCCGGCACCCGGGTCGACGTCCACGAGGGACGCTCGACCCTGCTCGTCAGGATCCGATAGAACCAGAGGGAGAGACAGTGACCGAACAACGCAGAGACATCCTCGACATGCTGGCCGAGGGCAAGATCACCGCAGAGGAGGCGGAGCAGCTGATCGCCGCGCTGGAGCGCAACCAGCCGCCGGTGGCCGCGGTCACCGAGACCCGGCCCAAGGGCACCGCTAAATATCTGCGCGTCGAGGTGGACACCACCGAGGGCGGCGAGCCGGGGCGGGTCAACGTCCGGGTGCCGCTGCAGCTGCTGCGGGCCGGTGTGCGGCTCGCCGCGCTGATCCCGCCGCAGGCGCTGACCAAGGCCAACGCCGAGCTGAGCAAGTCGGGCGTCCCGTTCGACCTGACGCAGCTCAAGCCGGAGCAGCTGGAGGAGCTGATCGAACACCTCGACGAGGTGACGGTCGAGGTCGACCAGCCGGACAGCAAGGTGCGGGTCTTCTGTGAGTGAACCCGGGAGGGTGCTGGAACACCCTCCCGGGGACCGCTGAAACAGCTATCGCGATACTAGCCGAGGGCCATCGAATTCGATGGTCCTCGGCCTCAGCTGCGGGAACGCGGCAGGCAGCACTTCTTGTACTTCTGGCCGGAGCCGCACCAGCACGGCGCGTTCCGCTCCGGCGGCCAGCTGATCTGCGCGGTTCCGGACTCCAGCTGGCGGGCGTACCCCGCGCGGTTCTCCGCGCTTCCCGGGTCGCCGTCACCGGCCAGCGCGGTGAAGCCGGCGACCGAACCCGGCAGCACCGCCAGATCGGCCCGGCCCGCCCCGGCCAGCCGCACCAGCTCGCGCTCCAGCCGGGCGCGGTGCTCGTCCCAGGTCGTGCCGTACGCCTCGGTCAGCTTGCGCACCTCGTCGAACGCGGGCTGCGGCCAGAACACCAGGTCACCGGCCGGCTCCGCGGCCGCGCGGGCGTTCGCGTTCGCGAGCCGGGTCTCCAGCCGCTCGGCCAGGTTGTCGTGCGCGTCGTGCTGCAGACCCAGCATGTGACGGACCCGGTGCCGCTGCTGCAGCAGGAAGAAA is part of the Actinoplanes missouriensis 431 genome and encodes:
- a CDS encoding SHOCT-like domain-containing protein, whose protein sequence is MTEQRRDILDMLAEGKITAEEAEQLIAALERNQPPVAAVTETRPKGTAKYLRVEVDTTEGGEPGRVNVRVPLQLLRAGVRLAALIPPQALTKANAELSKSGVPFDLTQLKPEQLEELIEHLDEVTVEVDQPDSKVRVFCE
- a CDS encoding S1 family peptidase — protein: MFWKLLPVILAVPIGAVVAAAPAEAIANGTSVPDGRYPFAVKLIDNGIPTADGGRRDSSCSGGLVSPHWVLTAGHCFKDADGRRVSRPVAEESLATVGRTDQSGDDGHETEVVEVRQHGEADVALARLDRGITDITPLRLSRARPAAGQKARLVGYGLTTATAKRTPDRLRTGQFRVTGVEQTEMGLSGVSPKRSTSPCERDSGGPYFTEAKDGAAVVVGVVSRGPACPHTGPDIATRVDAIAPWILSIIKSDLAASPSVKPSKTTKKPAKPGGTPARTTVAAPPAGDPAALTLPPAALLSVPIVLVVLIGLLTAARGKRRYRGRRRNSAR
- a CDS encoding DUF2089 domain-containing protein, with the protein product MTERAMDWQELTDLTRGRPFVVERVRLEGSGVVIEGEFELPQLAQLGVEEQVFVTAFVRCHGSIKEMERIFGVSYPTIKSRLNRIAQTLDFVETDPAPSRAEVIARLRRGEITAQQALAELDGGA
- a CDS encoding helix-turn-helix transcriptional regulator, translating into MTTQAVAPATQISVSLRATDPLTLAGLSGLLADRPELLVLDPDEAGGEVLVFAADRLDARVVPALRRSAAVTRRPVVLVLDEINESELLLAVECRVQSVLPRAAATGERLVRAVTAVAAGDGLLPPPLVGDLLKHLRELQRQVLDEAGLTASGLTPREIAVIRLMAEGLETTEIAAELCYSERTVKGVIHAITRRLRLRNRSHIIAHAMRYGVI
- a CDS encoding dihydrofolate reductase family protein; this translates as MGILTFSLNVTLDGCVDHQEGIADDETHAHFTRLMDESGAMLWGRVTYEMMEVFWPAVARGDEEAPPAMREWAEKLEAKPKYVVSSTRTDFPWTNSHHVAGDLREGVQKLKDATPDGVLLGSGLLATELDRLDLIDEYQLLVHPRIAGHGPTLYQRGLPGTRRLELISASPFRNGAVAMHYRRAR
- a CDS encoding cyclic nucleotide-binding domain-containing thioredoxin-disulfide reductase codes for the protein MTNLPATSFPELGLRTEDLRAAATALLTAEQLSLAAGYGTRVAVVAGQPLYEIGDANCDLVISESATLTSRAVSEEPFLTYGPGGFAGELSLLTGQIGNLAVRVAEPGTVLMIDHGGFRRLMAQQTDLGDLFLRAFLARRRLLRMSAEQETRIVGDPRAGESLALQVFLSRQGLPHLWVDSEAAPGRTALRDAGLGSADLPVAFTAGATLRRVTPGVLSERLGLSYRSTGRGVIDLAIVGAGPAGLAAAVYGASEGLATLLLDAVATGGQAATSARIENYLGFPFGLSGLDLTTRAAVQALKFGAEIATPCGVAALRSGPDGHELVLGDGTRIRARAVLIATGAAYRSLPIGRWDHFVGAGIYHAATDLEAQTVAGEPVAVVGGANSAGQASLHLARYARHVTLIVRGDDLGAKMSAYLVERIRADPRITVLTGAEVTALHGGKHLDRITVTGRGGRLACRGLFSFIGAVADTSWLDGPELDGDGFIRTDGPGRLPFETSVPGVFAAGDVRLGSMKRVAAAVGEGSGAVRSVHQSLNRQ
- a CDS encoding SDR family oxidoreductase, giving the protein MSTQQKRVALVTGGSGGIGRAVVERLSRDGFAVAVHYAGNAARAEQIAGTITGAGGAAIAVGGDVADEQAMTAAFDATEAAFGGIDVVVNTAGIMLLSPIATLGLDDLDRMHRINIRGTFVVSQLAANRVRAGGAIVNFSTSVTRTQFPTYGAYVASKAAVEAMTLVLARELRGKDITVNAVAPGPTATPLFLEGKDETAVANLAKAAPLERLGQPEDIAEAVAFLAGPARWVNGQVLFANGGLA
- a CDS encoding TetR/AcrR family transcriptional regulator — encoded protein: MTRLPDPTEPSSSGPRARGRGRRPIEEVRGDVLDATGRIVLGEGIAGLTFEKVARAAAVSKTTLYKLWPSPNALALDAYFHAVADTLAFETTDDVRRDLLAQLHNFAAVMRTPGGRALLELIGAAQTDPDLAVAYRTRYSAGRRALACERLTLAQEQGQIRGDVDVRVLVDQLWGAVYHRLLVPDEPVTDEFIEALVANLFTGVTPDGR
- a CDS encoding DUF4396 domain-containing protein; this encodes MMTSWRSAAQATLHCLTGCAIGEILGMVIGTALGWHAGPTVVLSIALAFVFGYALTMRPLLAHGLPLRTALGVALAADTVSIAVMEILDNAVMLVVPGAMEAGLASGLFWGSLAFALAVAFVLTVPINRWLISRGKGHAVVHRYHHAHR